TTATGCCACCGCAAAGTGGACTTACTCACCAAAAAATCAGTGGAAACTAGCCCCAACTGGATTCGTCGCAAGGAAATTCTGAGTACAGCTAGAGTGATTTATGAATCGTGATCAAACCTACCTAATTGATATTGCTACGACTTGTCAAACCGTGATTGAACTGATTCAAGGCATGAGTCAATCATCGTTTGTCGCAGACAAGCGCACCCACCTTGCTGTGCTGTATGAAATTACGGTTATCGGAGAAATTGTCAAGCGGCTCTCTTCAGAATTTCGGCAAGACCATCCAGAAATACCGTGGCGGCAAATCGCTGGAATGCGGGATAAGTTAGTGCATGACTACAACAAGGTCGACCTAGATTTGACCTGGGAAGTGACTCAATCTAGTATTCCTGAGCTTCTGGAGTTTGTGCTGCCCCTGCTACCCCAAGAGGAGGTTGACTATGATAGTTGATCGCATTCTCGCCCACCACCCAAAAACTGATTGGGGCTTCACCGAAAAAGAACTCGACACCTGATCAACTACGACATCAAATACCGCATGGGGCGGGATAGTGAAAGGTAACAGTAAAAAGGCAAAAGGTAAAAGTATGAGGAAGTTGGATGCACTCAAGCTAGTTCAATCTCACCAGGAGGAGCTACGAACGTTAGGCGTTAAGTCGCTCAATCTTTTTGGCTCCGTGGCCCGCGATCAAGCCTTAGTGGAACTCGATGAATCTATTGGCTTCTTTGAGTTTTTCCGCATCAAACATTATCTGGAAGATCTGTTTCAGTGTCTTGTTGATTTAGGAACTGTTGACGCGCTCAAAGAACATCTCAGGCAACCGATCTTGGAGGAAGCAGTTCATGTTTTCTAGATCTGCCAAAGAACGCATCCAAGATATTCTCAACGCCATCGATAGCATTCAGCGTCGGACTGATGGTAGCTGGTGATGCTTGTCTTGGTAGTTTGGTGGCGGCAATTGCCCTAGTAGGAATTCGGTAAGATAGGTCAGTCTACAGCAGCCGACTGAATGCCGACTGAATAATATCGTGATGGCGATCGGGAATGACATGGTTTAAGCAAAACGGGTGGATGGTGGGCGATCGCCCGTCTAGGGTGATGGCTTTAGGGCTACTATCTGTTCTGGTAGTAGTGTTTTGCCTTAGTTTATCCCTAGGGTCAG
This window of the Cyanobacteriota bacterium genome carries:
- a CDS encoding DUF86 domain-containing protein — protein: MNRDQTYLIDIATTCQTVIELIQGMSQSSFVADKRTHLAVLYEITVIGEIVKRLSSEFRQDHPEIPWRQIAGMRDKLVHDYNKVDLDLTWEVTQSSIPELLEFVLPLLPQEEVDYDS
- a CDS encoding nucleotidyltransferase — protein: MRKLDALKLVQSHQEELRTLGVKSLNLFGSVARDQALVELDESIGFFEFFRIKHYLEDLFQCLVDLGTVDALKEHLRQPILEEAVHVF